A window from Pseudomonas sp. MRSN 12121 encodes these proteins:
- a CDS encoding lipoyl protein ligase domain-containing protein translates to MTQPLSLTVEAGLQAEQDLLAQVCHGDQEYGLLFWQPSDRALVMPRRLSRLPGFEQACDELAASGWPVLLRETGGEPVPQSAATINIALVYAPARSEGDQNRIETGYRRLCQPICDLLTELGGNPSLGEVEGAFCDGRFNVNLDGRKMVGTAQRWRQSKGGTRPVGLVHGALLLDDERETMVAAVNRFNQACGLEQRCRAQSHIALHEAFAAPNAIERLDALYRQMLAQVLPL, encoded by the coding sequence ATGACCCAGCCTCTTTCCCTGACCGTTGAAGCCGGCCTGCAGGCCGAGCAGGATTTGCTTGCCCAGGTATGCCATGGCGACCAGGAGTACGGCTTGCTGTTCTGGCAACCGAGCGACAGGGCGCTGGTCATGCCGCGCCGCTTGAGTCGCCTGCCAGGGTTCGAGCAGGCCTGCGACGAGCTGGCGGCCAGTGGTTGGCCGGTGCTGTTGCGCGAGACCGGCGGGGAGCCGGTGCCGCAATCGGCGGCGACCATCAACATTGCGCTGGTCTACGCGCCTGCGCGCAGCGAGGGCGATCAGAACCGGATCGAAACCGGCTATCGTCGCCTGTGCCAGCCGATCTGCGATCTCTTGACCGAGCTGGGAGGCAATCCCTCCCTGGGCGAAGTCGAAGGTGCGTTCTGCGATGGCCGTTTCAACGTCAATCTCGACGGCCGCAAAATGGTGGGCACCGCACAGCGTTGGCGTCAGAGCAAGGGTGGTACGCGCCCGGTGGGGCTGGTGCATGGGGCGCTGTTGCTGGATGACGAGCGGGAAACCATGGTCGCGGCGGTCAATCGCTTCAACCAGGCGTGTGGCCTGGAGCAGCGCTGCCGCGCGCAAAGTCATATCGCCTTGCATGAAGCGTTCGCTGCGCCGAACGCCATCGAGCGCCTGGATGCCCTGTATCGGCAGATGCTGGCGCAGGTCCTGCCGCTCTAA
- the trpC gene encoding indole-3-glycerol phosphate synthase TrpC gives MSVPTVLEKILARKVEEVAERRARVSLAELEGLARAADAPRGFAKALLDQARLKQPAVIAEIKKASPSKGVIREHFVPAEIAKSYEKGGATCLSVLTDVDYFQGADAYLQQARGACSLPVIRKDFMIDPYQIVEARALGADCVLLIVAALDDARMAELAAVAKGVGLDVLVEVHDGDELQRALKTLDTPLVGINNRNLHTFDVNLETTLDLLPQIPRDRLVITESGILNRADVELMEISDVYSFLVGEAFMRAESPGLELQRLFFPERGLPVSGSTLD, from the coding sequence ATGAGTGTGCCGACGGTTCTGGAAAAAATCCTCGCCCGCAAGGTCGAGGAAGTGGCTGAGCGCAGGGCGCGGGTGAGCCTGGCCGAACTCGAAGGGCTGGCTCGTGCCGCGGATGCACCGCGCGGCTTTGCCAAGGCATTGCTCGACCAGGCCAGGCTCAAGCAGCCAGCGGTGATCGCCGAAATCAAGAAGGCCTCGCCGAGCAAAGGGGTGATCCGCGAGCACTTTGTGCCGGCGGAGATTGCCAAGAGCTACGAGAAGGGTGGCGCGACTTGCCTGTCGGTCCTCACCGACGTCGATTATTTCCAGGGCGCCGATGCTTACCTGCAGCAGGCCCGTGGTGCTTGTTCGCTGCCGGTGATCCGCAAGGATTTCATGATCGATCCGTACCAGATCGTCGAAGCCCGTGCCCTGGGCGCCGACTGCGTGCTGCTGATCGTGGCCGCGCTGGATGACGCCAGGATGGCCGAACTGGCGGCCGTGGCCAAAGGCGTGGGTCTCGATGTGCTGGTGGAAGTGCACGACGGCGATGAATTGCAGCGTGCGCTGAAAACCCTCGACACCCCATTGGTGGGCATCAACAACCGCAACCTGCATACCTTCGACGTCAACCTGGAAACCACCCTGGACCTGTTGCCGCAGATTCCGCGCGATCGCCTGGTGATCACCGAGAGCGGCATCCTCAACCGGGCCGATGTCGAGCTGATGGAAATCAGCGACGTCTATTCCTTCCTGGTAGGCGAAGCCTTCATGCGCGCGGAAAGCCCGGGCCTGGAGCTGCAACGCCTGTTCTTCCCGGAGCGGGGCCTGCCCGTGAGTGGTTCGACCCTGGATTGA
- the trpD gene encoding anthranilate phosphoribosyltransferase, with protein MDIKTALSRIVGHLDLTTDEMRQVMREIMTGQCTDAQIGAFMMAMRMKSESIDEIVGAVSVMRELADKVELKTLDGVVDVVGTGGDGANIFNVSTASSFVVAAAGCTVAKHGNRAVSGKSGSADLLESAGIYLNLTPVQVARCIDNVGIGFMFAQSHHGAMKHAAGPRRDLGLRTLFNMLGPLTNPAGVKHQVVGVFTQALCRPLAEVLQRLGSKHVLVVHSQDGLDEFSLAAPTYVAELKNDEITEYWVQPEDLGIKSQSLFGLVVESPAASLELIRDALGRRKTEHGQKAAEMIVLNAGAALYAADHASSLKEGVALAHDALHTGLAREKLEELGAFTAVFKQENEG; from the coding sequence ATGGATATCAAGACAGCCCTGAGCCGTATCGTCGGCCACCTCGACCTGACCACCGATGAGATGCGCCAGGTCATGCGTGAAATCATGACCGGGCAATGCACTGATGCGCAGATCGGCGCCTTCATGATGGCCATGCGCATGAAGAGCGAAAGCATCGACGAAATCGTCGGCGCCGTTTCGGTCATGCGCGAGCTGGCGGACAAGGTCGAGTTGAAAACCCTCGACGGCGTGGTCGATGTGGTTGGCACCGGCGGTGACGGCGCGAACATCTTCAACGTGTCCACGGCTTCTTCCTTTGTCGTCGCGGCGGCCGGTTGCACGGTGGCCAAGCACGGTAACCGCGCGGTCTCCGGGAAAAGCGGCAGCGCCGACCTGCTCGAGTCCGCCGGCATCTACCTGAACCTGACACCGGTGCAGGTAGCCCGTTGTATCGACAACGTCGGTATCGGCTTCATGTTCGCCCAGTCCCATCACGGCGCGATGAAGCACGCGGCCGGCCCGCGCCGCGACCTGGGGTTGCGCACCCTGTTCAACATGCTTGGCCCGCTTACGAATCCGGCCGGCGTGAAGCATCAGGTGGTGGGCGTGTTCACCCAGGCCTTGTGCCGCCCATTGGCTGAAGTCTTGCAACGCCTGGGCAGCAAGCATGTGCTGGTGGTGCACTCCCAGGACGGCCTGGACGAATTCAGCCTGGCGGCGCCGACCTATGTGGCCGAGCTGAAAAACGACGAAATCACCGAATACTGGGTCCAGCCTGAAGACCTGGGCATCAAGAGCCAGAGTCTGTTCGGCCTGGTGGTCGAGAGTCCGGCGGCGTCGCTGGAACTGATCCGCGATGCGCTGGGCCGGCGCAAGACCGAGCATGGGCAGAAGGCGGCGGAAATGATCGTCCTCAATGCCGGGGCCGCGCTCTATGCGGCGGACCATGCGAGCAGCCTGAAAGAAGGCGTGGCGCTGGCCCATGATGCGTTGCACACCGGGCTGGCCCGCGAAAAGCTTGAGGAATTGGGCGCCTTTACCGCGGTATTCAAGCAGGAGAATGAAGGATGA
- a CDS encoding aminodeoxychorismate/anthranilate synthase component II, whose protein sequence is MLLMIDNYDSFTYNVVQYLGELGAEVKVVRNDELTVAEIEALNPERIVVSPGPCTPTEAGVSIEAIKHFAGKLPILGVCLGHQSIGQAFGGDVVRARQVMHGKTSPVFHQDKGVFAGLNHPLTVTRYHSLVVKHDTLPDCLELTAWTQLEDGSVDEIMGLRHKTLNIEGVQFHPESILTEQGHELFANFLKQSGGTR, encoded by the coding sequence ATGTTGCTGATGATCGATAACTACGACTCTTTTACCTATAACGTTGTGCAGTACCTGGGCGAGCTGGGTGCCGAGGTCAAGGTCGTGCGCAACGACGAATTGACCGTGGCCGAGATCGAAGCGCTCAACCCTGAGCGGATCGTTGTGTCGCCCGGTCCTTGCACCCCGACCGAGGCCGGGGTGTCCATCGAGGCGATCAAGCATTTTGCTGGCAAACTGCCAATCCTGGGCGTCTGCCTGGGCCACCAGTCCATTGGCCAGGCCTTTGGCGGCGACGTGGTGCGCGCGCGCCAGGTAATGCACGGTAAGACTAGCCCGGTATTTCACCAGGACAAGGGTGTATTCGCCGGCCTGAACCATCCCCTGACAGTCACCCGTTACCACTCCCTGGTGGTCAAGCACGACACCTTGCCGGACTGTCTCGAACTGACCGCCTGGACCCAGCTGGAAGACGGCTCCGTCGACGAGATCATGGGGCTGCGCCACAAGACGCTGAACATCGAGGGCGTGCAATTCCACCCCGAGTCTATTCTCACCGAGCAGGGTCACGAGCTGTTCGCCAATTTCCTCAAACAGAGCGGCGGCACGCGCTAA
- the estP gene encoding esterase EstP translates to MLRQKLFVPLASSLLSLACAQAIAAPSPYSSFIVFGDSLNDAGQFADPGGPAGATQRFTNRTGPVYLDGSGEVRAANSTQLLGGKLGFSDDQLAASTSATRASAGLPDGNNWAVGGYRTDQILDSITTTSTAGDRSRPGYLVANNFRADPNALYYLSGGGNDFLQGRVTSLNQASAAADRLVDSVQTLQQAGARYIMVWLLPDIGLTPAINGSPLQAFTSQLSAQFNTELVRQLQTVNAEVIPLNIPVLLKEAFANPAQFGLATDQNLTATCFSGSGCTENARYGLHSATPDPTKLIYNDSVHPTEAGQRLIADYAYSLLAAPWEITLLPEMAQGTLRAHQDELRSQWQADWENWQGVGQWRAIVAGGGQHQDFDSQRSGASADGNGFNLNVGGSYRLNEAWRVGVLAGAYRQKLEAGGNDSDYKLNTYLGTAFAQYQQNRWWADAAATAGHLDYDNLKRKFDLGANERGEKGDTSGDVLAFSARVGYDIAQQASSPWHLSPFVSADYARVKVDGYSEDGSDSTALTFDDQKRTSRRLGLGLQGKYQITPQTQVFGEIAHEKEYEDDTQKLTMALNSLPDNRYTLEGYTPQSNLNRLNLGVSHKLTQDLALRASYNIRKDDDFTQQGINVGVSLDF, encoded by the coding sequence ATGCTCAGACAGAAACTGTTCGTCCCGCTTGCCAGCAGCCTCTTGTCCCTGGCTTGCGCCCAGGCAATCGCCGCGCCCTCCCCCTATTCCAGCTTTATCGTGTTCGGCGACAGCCTCAACGATGCCGGGCAATTTGCCGATCCGGGAGGCCCGGCAGGCGCGACCCAGCGTTTCACCAACCGCACCGGGCCGGTCTACCTGGATGGCAGCGGGGAAGTCCGTGCCGCCAACTCGACACAGTTACTGGGTGGCAAGCTCGGCTTCTCCGACGACCAGCTCGCCGCCTCTACCTCGGCGACCCGGGCGAGCGCGGGCCTGCCCGATGGCAATAACTGGGCGGTCGGCGGTTATCGCACTGACCAGATTCTCGACTCGATCACCACCACCTCGACCGCCGGCGATCGCAGCCGGCCGGGTTATCTGGTGGCCAACAACTTCCGCGCCGACCCGAATGCCCTCTATTACCTGTCGGGCGGCGGCAACGATTTCCTGCAAGGCCGCGTGACCAGTCTCAACCAGGCCAGCGCCGCAGCCGACCGCCTGGTGGACAGCGTGCAGACCCTGCAACAGGCTGGCGCCCGCTACATCATGGTCTGGCTGCTGCCGGACATCGGCCTGACCCCGGCGATCAACGGCAGCCCGCTGCAGGCGTTCACCTCTCAGCTCAGCGCCCAGTTCAATACCGAGCTGGTCCGCCAGCTACAGACCGTGAATGCCGAAGTCATTCCGCTCAACATTCCCGTGCTGCTGAAGGAAGCTTTCGCCAATCCGGCACAGTTCGGCCTGGCCACCGACCAGAACCTGACCGCCACCTGCTTCAGCGGCAGCGGCTGCACGGAAAACGCGCGCTACGGTCTCCACAGCGCCACACCGGACCCGACCAAGCTGATCTACAACGACTCGGTCCACCCGACCGAAGCCGGGCAGCGGCTGATCGCCGATTACGCTTATTCGCTGCTGGCGGCGCCTTGGGAAATCACCCTGCTCCCGGAAATGGCCCAGGGCACGCTGCGCGCGCACCAGGATGAGTTGCGCAGCCAATGGCAGGCCGACTGGGAGAATTGGCAGGGCGTTGGCCAGTGGCGAGCCATTGTCGCCGGCGGCGGCCAGCACCAGGACTTCGACAGCCAGCGCAGCGGCGCCAGTGCCGACGGCAACGGCTTCAACCTGAACGTCGGCGGCAGCTACCGACTCAACGAAGCCTGGCGCGTAGGGGTGCTGGCCGGCGCCTACCGCCAGAAGCTCGAAGCCGGCGGCAACGACTCGGACTACAAGCTCAACACCTACCTGGGCACCGCCTTCGCCCAATACCAGCAGAATCGCTGGTGGGCCGACGCGGCGGCCACCGCCGGGCACCTGGATTACGACAACCTCAAGCGCAAATTCGACCTGGGCGCCAACGAACGTGGGGAGAAAGGCGATACCAGCGGCGACGTCCTGGCCTTCAGCGCTCGCGTGGGTTACGACATTGCCCAGCAGGCCAGCAGCCCATGGCACTTGTCGCCATTCGTCAGCGCCGACTACGCGCGGGTCAAGGTCGATGGCTACTCCGAGGACGGCAGCGATTCCACCGCGCTGACCTTCGACGACCAGAAGCGTACGTCGCGACGCCTGGGCCTCGGTTTGCAAGGCAAATACCAGATCACCCCGCAAACCCAGGTGTTCGGCGAAATCGCCCACGAAAAGGAATACGAGGACGATACCCAGAAGCTGACCATGGCCCTCAACAGCCTGCCGGACAACCGCTACACGCTGGAAGGCTATACCCCGCAGAGCAACCTGAACCGCCTGAACCTGGGCGTCAGCCATAAACTCACCCAGGACCTGGCCCTGCGCGCCAGCTACAACATCCGCAAGGACGACGACTTCACCCAACAGGGCATCAATGTCGGGGTCAGCCTCGACTTCTAG
- the trpE gene encoding anthranilate synthase component I yields the protein MIREEFLRLAAAGYNRIPLACETLADFDTPLSIYLKLADQPNSYLLESVQGGEKWGRYSIIGLPCRTVLRVHDHQVSVTVDGIETESHEVADPLAFVEEFKARYQVPTIAGLPRFNGGLVGYFGYDCVRYVEKRLGKCPNPDPIGVPDILLMVSDAVVVFDNLAGKMHAIVLADPSRDDAFEQGQARLQALLEKLRQPITPRRGLDLGKQQAAEPVFRSSFTQGDYERAVDTIKEYILAGDCMQVVPSQRMSIDFKAAPIDLYRALRCFNPTPYMYFFNFGDFHVVGSSPEVLVRVEDNLITVRPIAGTRPRGATEEADRALEEDLLSDDKEIAEHLMLIDLGRNDTGRVSEIGSVKLTEKMVIERYSNVMHIVSNVTGQLKDGLTAMDALRVILPAGTLSGAPKIRAMEIIDELEPVKRGVYGGAVGYFAWNGNMDTAIAIRTAVIKDGELHVQAGGGIVADSVPALEWEETLNKRRAMFRAVALAEQTADS from the coding sequence ATGATCCGCGAAGAATTCCTGCGTTTGGCCGCTGCCGGCTACAACCGCATCCCGCTTGCCTGTGAAACCCTGGCCGACTTCGACACGCCGCTGTCGATCTACCTGAAACTGGCCGACCAGCCCAATTCCTACCTGCTGGAATCGGTGCAGGGCGGCGAGAAATGGGGCCGTTATTCGATCATCGGCTTGCCCTGCCGTACGGTGCTGCGGGTGCACGATCACCAGGTCAGCGTGACCGTCGATGGCATCGAGACCGAAAGCCATGAGGTGGCCGACCCGCTGGCATTCGTCGAGGAGTTCAAGGCGCGCTACCAGGTGCCGACCATCGCCGGCCTGCCGCGTTTCAACGGTGGCCTGGTGGGCTACTTCGGCTACGACTGCGTGCGTTACGTGGAGAAGCGCCTGGGCAAATGCCCGAACCCGGACCCGATCGGCGTGCCGGACATCCTGCTGATGGTTTCCGACGCGGTGGTGGTGTTCGATAACCTGGCCGGCAAGATGCATGCGATCGTGCTTGCCGATCCCTCCCGGGACGATGCCTTCGAGCAAGGCCAGGCGCGCTTGCAGGCGCTGCTGGAAAAGCTGCGCCAGCCCATCACCCCGCGTCGTGGCCTGGACCTCGGCAAGCAGCAGGCGGCCGAGCCGGTGTTCCGCTCCAGTTTCACCCAGGGTGACTACGAGCGCGCCGTCGACACCATCAAGGAGTACATCCTGGCGGGCGACTGCATGCAGGTGGTGCCATCGCAGCGCATGTCCATCGACTTCAAGGCGGCGCCGATCGACTTGTATCGCGCCCTGCGTTGTTTCAACCCGACGCCCTACATGTACTTCTTCAACTTCGGCGACTTCCATGTGGTCGGCAGTTCGCCGGAAGTGCTGGTGCGGGTCGAAGACAACCTGATCACCGTGCGGCCGATCGCCGGCACCCGTCCGCGGGGCGCCACCGAAGAAGCCGATCGGGCGCTGGAAGAGGACCTGCTGTCCGACGACAAGGAAATCGCCGAGCACCTGATGCTGATCGACCTGGGGCGCAACGACACCGGTCGGGTGTCCGAGATCGGTTCGGTGAAGCTCACCGAGAAGATGGTGATCGAGCGCTACTCCAACGTGATGCACATCGTGTCCAACGTCACCGGCCAGTTGAAGGATGGGCTGACGGCGATGGATGCGCTGCGGGTGATCCTGCCGGCGGGCACTTTGTCCGGTGCGCCGAAGATCCGTGCGATGGAAATCATCGACGAGCTGGAACCGGTCAAGCGTGGCGTGTACGGCGGGGCGGTGGGTTATTTCGCCTGGAACGGCAACATGGACACGGCCATCGCCATCCGCACCGCGGTGATCAAGGATGGCGAGCTGCACGTACAGGCCGGTGGCGGTATCGTCGCCGACTCGGTGCCCGCGCTGGAATGGGAGGAAACCCTGAACAAGCGTCGCGCCATGTTCCGCGCCGTGGCCCTGGCCGAGCAGACGGCCGACAGCTGA
- a CDS encoding phosphoglycolate phosphatase — protein sequence MSGFEQLFPGRLPRLVMFDLDGTLVDSVPDLAAAVDEMLLKLGRPPAGIEAVREWVGNGVQMLVRRALANDIAAEGVDDGEAEHALELFNSAYEDGHELTVVYPGVRDTLKWLHKQGVEMALITNKPERFVAPLLDQMKIGRYFRWIIGGDTLPQKKPDPAALFFVMKMASIPASQSLFVGDSRSDVLAAKAAGVKCVALSYGYNHGRPIAEESPALVIDDLRQLIPGCLDPAAEITLPDAVQSPPGNAIVVVTRKLWMKVIKALARWRWRA from the coding sequence ATGAGCGGTTTCGAGCAGCTGTTCCCGGGGCGCCTGCCGCGGCTGGTGATGTTCGACCTGGATGGCACCCTGGTCGATTCGGTTCCCGACCTCGCGGCCGCCGTGGATGAAATGCTGCTCAAGCTCGGGCGTCCGCCCGCGGGGATCGAGGCGGTGCGCGAGTGGGTCGGCAACGGTGTGCAGATGCTGGTGCGCCGGGCCCTGGCCAACGATATCGCGGCCGAGGGCGTCGATGACGGCGAGGCGGAACACGCGCTGGAGCTGTTCAACAGCGCCTATGAGGATGGCCACGAGCTGACCGTGGTCTATCCGGGCGTGCGCGACACCCTCAAATGGCTGCACAAGCAGGGCGTCGAGATGGCCCTGATCACCAACAAGCCGGAACGTTTCGTCGCGCCGTTGCTGGATCAGATGAAGATCGGCCGCTATTTCCGCTGGATCATCGGCGGCGATACCCTGCCGCAGAAGAAGCCCGACCCGGCGGCGCTGTTTTTCGTGATGAAAATGGCCAGCATTCCAGCCTCGCAATCGCTGTTCGTCGGCGACTCGCGCAGCGACGTGCTGGCCGCGAAAGCGGCGGGTGTGAAGTGCGTGGCATTGAGCTACGGCTACAACCACGGACGGCCGATCGCCGAGGAATCGCCGGCCCTGGTGATCGACGATCTGCGCCAGCTAATTCCCGGTTGCCTGGATCCGGCCGCTGAGATAACGTTGCCCGACGCTGTTCAATCCCCTCCTGGAAACGCCATCGTGGTGGTTACCCGCAAACTCTGGATGAAAGTCATCAAGGCCCTGGCCCGTTGGCGTTGGCGCGCCTGA
- the rpe gene encoding ribulose-phosphate 3-epimerase, protein MQPFAIAPSILSADFARLGEEVDNVLAAGADIVHFDVMDNHYVPNLTIGPMVCAALRKYGITAPIDAHLMVSPVDRIIGDFIEAGATYITFHPEATLHVDRSLQMIREGGCKAGLVFNPATPLDVLKYVMDKVDMVLLMSVNPGFGGQKFIPGTLDKLREARALIDASGRDIRLEIDGGVNVNNIREIAAAGADTFVAGSAIFNAPNYRDVIEKMRAELALARP, encoded by the coding sequence ATGCAGCCCTTCGCTATTGCTCCGTCGATCCTCTCCGCCGACTTCGCCCGCCTGGGCGAGGAAGTGGACAATGTTCTCGCCGCTGGCGCCGACATCGTGCACTTCGATGTCATGGACAACCATTACGTGCCTAACCTGACCATCGGCCCGATGGTCTGCGCGGCCCTGCGCAAGTACGGCATCACCGCGCCGATCGACGCCCACCTGATGGTGAGCCCGGTGGATCGCATCATCGGCGACTTCATCGAGGCCGGCGCGACCTACATCACCTTCCACCCGGAAGCCACGCTGCATGTCGACCGCTCCCTGCAGATGATCCGCGAAGGTGGCTGCAAGGCTGGCCTGGTGTTCAACCCGGCCACCCCGCTGGACGTGCTCAAGTACGTGATGGACAAGGTCGACATGGTCCTGCTGATGAGCGTCAACCCGGGCTTCGGCGGGCAGAAGTTCATCCCCGGCACCCTCGACAAGCTGCGCGAGGCCCGCGCCCTGATCGATGCGTCCGGCCGTGACATCCGCCTGGAAATCGACGGTGGCGTGAACGTGAACAACATCCGTGAGATCGCTGCCGCGGGCGCGGATACCTTCGTCGCCGGCTCGGCGATCTTCAATGCGCCGAACTACCGCGACGTGATCGAGAAGATGCGCGCCGAACTGGCGCTGGCGCGTCCATGA
- a CDS encoding iron-containing alcohol dehydrogenase, whose translation MSLSSFKIAHKLLTGSAAIEQLSAELSRLDVDNPLIVTDAALVKSGTVELALAQLGGRDYEIFDRVQPDPELAIVEDCMRVYREGGHDGLIGLGGGSAIDIAKSVAAYAGYHGALEDLFGIDQVPRKGPPLIAIPTTAGTGSEVTNVAILSDKAAQLKKGIVSDYLLPDVALVSPQMTLTCPRSVTAASGVDALVHAIESYLSLNASPITDSLALGAIRLIVRALPKAYANPAHLQAREDMATASLMAGMAFGNAGVGAVHALAYPLGGRFNIGHGVSNALLLPYVMTWNKMACVERMQDIAEAMGVRTAHLSAAEAADQAVEAMTRLCVAVEIPSGLRSFGVPQEAIPSMAVEAAGIERLMRNNPRRLSPGDIEKIYRAAY comes from the coding sequence ATGAGTCTTTCCTCTTTCAAAATCGCTCATAAACTGCTCACCGGCTCTGCCGCCATCGAGCAACTGTCCGCCGAGCTGAGCCGCCTGGATGTCGATAACCCGCTGATCGTCACCGATGCCGCGTTGGTCAAGTCCGGCACCGTGGAGCTGGCGCTGGCGCAGTTGGGCGGGCGCGACTACGAGATTTTCGACCGGGTGCAGCCCGACCCGGAGCTGGCCATCGTCGAGGACTGCATGCGGGTCTACCGCGAAGGCGGGCACGACGGGCTGATCGGCCTGGGCGGCGGCAGCGCCATCGATATCGCCAAAAGCGTCGCGGCCTACGCCGGTTATCACGGCGCGCTGGAGGATCTGTTCGGCATCGACCAGGTGCCGCGCAAGGGGCCGCCGCTGATCGCCATCCCCACCACCGCCGGCACCGGCTCCGAAGTCACCAACGTGGCGATTCTCTCGGACAAGGCCGCGCAGCTGAAAAAGGGCATCGTCAGCGACTATTTGCTGCCGGATGTGGCGCTGGTCAGCCCGCAGATGACCCTGACCTGCCCGCGCAGCGTCACCGCCGCCAGCGGCGTCGATGCCTTGGTGCATGCCATCGAGTCCTACCTGTCGCTCAACGCCTCGCCCATCACCGACTCCCTGGCCCTCGGCGCCATCCGCTTGATCGTCCGGGCACTGCCCAAGGCCTACGCCAATCCCGCCCACCTGCAGGCCCGCGAAGACATGGCCACCGCCAGCCTGATGGCCGGCATGGCCTTCGGCAACGCCGGGGTCGGCGCGGTGCACGCCCTGGCCTATCCCCTGGGCGGGCGTTTCAATATCGGCCACGGCGTCAGCAATGCCTTGCTGCTGCCCTACGTCATGACCTGGAACAAGATGGCGTGCGTCGAGCGCATGCAGGATATCGCCGAGGCCATGGGGGTCAGGACCGCACACCTGAGCGCAGCCGAGGCGGCCGATCAGGCCGTGGAGGCCATGACCCGGCTCTGCGTCGCGGTGGAGATTCCATCGGGGTTGCGCAGTTTCGGGGTGCCGCAGGAGGCGATCCCGTCCATGGCCGTGGAGGCCGCGGGGATCGAGCGCCTGATGCGCAACAACCCACGCCGCCTGAGCCCCGGCGATATCGAGAAGATCTATCGCGCGGCTTACTGA
- a CDS encoding ABC transporter permease yields the protein MSSPYMSPVERAWFYSLRILCGLILLFLILPVLVIVPLSFNSGSFLVYPLQGFSLQWYHDFFASAEWMRALKNSIIVAPAATVLAMVFGTLAAIGLTRGDFPGKALVMALVISPMVVPVVIIGVASYLFFAPLGMGNSFFSLIIVHAVLGVPFVIITVSATLQGFNHNLVRAAASLGASPLTTFRRVTLPLIAPGVISGALFAFATSFDEVVVTLFLAGPEQATLPRQMFSGIRENLSPTIAAAATLLIAFSVILLLTLEWLRGRSEKLRTAPV from the coding sequence ATGTCGAGCCCCTACATGTCGCCCGTCGAGCGGGCCTGGTTCTACAGCTTGCGGATTCTCTGCGGCTTGATCCTGTTGTTCCTGATCCTGCCGGTGCTGGTCATCGTGCCGCTGTCATTCAACTCGGGCAGCTTCCTGGTGTACCCGCTGCAGGGCTTCTCGCTGCAGTGGTACCACGACTTCTTCGCCTCGGCGGAATGGATGCGCGCGCTGAAGAACAGCATCATCGTCGCCCCGGCGGCCACGGTGCTGGCGATGGTCTTCGGCACGCTGGCGGCCATCGGCCTGACCCGTGGCGACTTCCCTGGCAAGGCGCTGGTGATGGCCCTGGTGATCTCGCCGATGGTGGTGCCGGTGGTGATCATCGGCGTGGCCAGCTACCTGTTCTTCGCACCCCTGGGCATGGGCAACAGCTTTTTCTCGCTGATCATCGTCCATGCCGTGCTGGGCGTGCCGTTCGTGATCATCACGGTGTCGGCCACCTTGCAGGGCTTCAACCACAACCTGGTACGGGCTGCGGCCAGCCTCGGCGCGTCGCCGCTGACCACGTTCCGCCGGGTAACCCTGCCGCTGATCGCGCCGGGGGTGATCAGCGGGGCGCTGTTCGCCTTTGCCACCTCGTTCGATGAAGTAGTGGTCACGCTGTTCCTCGCCGGCCCCGAGCAAGCCACCTTGCCCCGGCAGATGTTCAGCGGGATCCGCGAGAACCTCAGCCCGACGATCGCCGCCGCGGCGACGCTGCTGATCGCCTTTTCGGTGATCCTGCTGCTGACCCTGGAATGGCTGCGCGGGCGCAGCGAGAAACTGCGTACCGCCCCGGTCTGA